The Natronorubrum tibetense GA33 region CTCGCTCGAGGACGCTTTCGTCGCGCTCACCTGCGCCGTCACCCTCGAGCAGGTCGTTTTCCCACGCCGCCGACCAGTCGGGCATCCCTTCGCCGCCGCTTTGTACCTCGAGATAGCCTCGCTCTCGGAGGAACTCGTTGACCCGGAACTCGTGGCCCGTCACTTTCCCCATCCCGTGGTCGCTGACGAGCAGGACGTTGTCCGGATCGACCGCCTCGAGCGTCTCGGCGAGCTGTCGGTCGACTGCGCGGTAGACGGCTTCGATCGCTTCCTTGTCGCCCGGTCGTTCGTGGAAGACGGTGTCCGTCTGCTGGAACTGGAGGAAGCCGAACTCGGGATTGACCCGCCGGCAGAGGTATCGAAACGCCTCTCCACGGCACTCGATCGTCCGCTCGTATCCCTCGATGGATCGCTCGGGCGCGTCCGTACTCTGCGGGTAAACGTGATAGTCGCCACAGGCCAGTTTTACGTCCTCCAGAACCCCCTCGGGGTGACAGGGCGGGTCCTCAGGTGCGGTCATCCCGGGAATCAGTGCCCCGTCGAACGCTCGCGGGGGATGCGTGACAGGGACGTTGACGACGACGCTCGAGATCCCGTGATCGCTCAGCAACTCCCACAGCGGCCGTTCCCGAACGTACGTCGAGTTGACGACGTTCCAGTCGTAGCCGTCGAACGACAGAAAGTCGTAGACGCCGTGTTTCCCGGGATTCTTCCCCGTGTACATCGACGGCCAGGCGCTGGCTGTCCACGGCGGGATTTGTGACTCGAGTGGTCCGCTGGAGCCGTTCTCGATTAGCCGTTCGAGCGTCGGGACTTCGCCCGTTTCGAACAGCGGTTCGAGAACGGAGCGACACCCAGCATCGAGACCAACCACCAGCAACCGAACGTCGGTTTCGTCGGTCGAACCTTCCATGCCCAACTATGACACCTACCCCGTTTTTGTTATTTGACTGTTGGATTCCTGTAAGCTCGGACTGTCCTTCGGACAATGAGTCATAGTCTCCAATGTCGATCCCCTGTAAGCGGTGCCTGCGGCACTATCACCCGACAGTACTATCCCAATCACTAAAACGACGTTCGACTAAGTTCTACTCGTCTGGCCGTGTTGGTCCTCACGCGTCCGTCGAAACCACACTCGTATGATCAGTGAGAGTCCGTCGCTATTCGGCTGGTCGCTGTCCGAGCCGCGACGGGCCGGTATTGAATCCTTCTTCGGGCGATATACCGCGTCCGTCACGTTCTACGGCTCTAGCAAGACGGCCCTTCGTGACGGTCTCGCGGGGCTCGTCGATCCCGGTGGAAACGTCCTCCTCCCCGCCTATCTCCCCGACGCGGTCGTCGAACCGTTTCACGAACTCGGTCTCGAGGCTCGGTACTACCGCCTCGAGGAGAATCTCGCACCGGACCTGGCCGATATCGAGCGCCGAATCGACGAGGAGACGGCGGCGATCATGTCGGTCAACTACTTCGGCTTCCCACAGCCCGGTCTTCGAGAGTTCACGGCGCTCGTCGACGAGTACGACTGCTATCACATCGACGACAACGCTCACGCCCCGCTCAGCGTGGACAACGGGACGTTACTTGGTACCCGTGGCGATATCGGCGTCACGAGCCTCTGGAAGCTGCTGCCGATTCCGAACGGGGCGATCCTCTACTGCAACGACGACGCCATCGCCGAGGCGTTCGAACCGTCGTCGCTGGCCGGCATCGACGATCAGCTTCGACTCGCCGATTATCGATTCATCTGCAAATCCCTCCTCACGGATCTGCTCGACAGAAACGCGACGATCCGCCAGTCGGTCGACGACTTCGTTGCCGGGCAGTCGGGCGGAACTGCGGGTCCCCACGCACGATACGAGAACGGAAAAGGATCGATGTCGAAACTGTCCGCGTACGTTATCGACGACGCGGATCCGATCTCGATTCGATCCACTCGACGGGACAACTACCGCGCGTGGCAACGGATCTTCGACGGTCGATCGAACGTCGACGTGCTCTACGAATCACTGCCACCGGGGATCTGTCCGCAGGTCTTCCCGATTCGAGTGTCGACACCACAGCGATTGCTCGCCGAACTCGAGGCGCGTGGCGTCGGCGGC contains the following coding sequences:
- a CDS encoding DegT/DnrJ/EryC1/StrS family aminotransferase — protein: MISESPSLFGWSLSEPRRAGIESFFGRYTASVTFYGSSKTALRDGLAGLVDPGGNVLLPAYLPDAVVEPFHELGLEARYYRLEENLAPDLADIERRIDEETAAIMSVNYFGFPQPGLREFTALVDEYDCYHIDDNAHAPLSVDNGTLLGTRGDIGVTSLWKLLPIPNGAILYCNDDAIAEAFEPSSLAGIDDQLRLADYRFICKSLLTDLLDRNATIRQSVDDFVAGQSGGTAGPHARYENGKGSMSKLSAYVIDDADPISIRSTRRDNYRAWQRIFDGRSNVDVLYESLPPGICPQVFPIRVSTPQRLLAELEARGVGGAHTWPRLPSTVRENSAYDVTTRLAREIVVLPVHQDLESSSIDAVGERLEW
- a CDS encoding alkaline phosphatase family protein, whose amino-acid sequence is MEGSTDETDVRLLVVGLDAGCRSVLEPLFETGEVPTLERLIENGSSGPLESQIPPWTASAWPSMYTGKNPGKHGVYDFLSFDGYDWNVVNSTYVRERPLWELLSDHGISSVVVNVPVTHPPRAFDGALIPGMTAPEDPPCHPEGVLEDVKLACGDYHVYPQSTDAPERSIEGYERTIECRGEAFRYLCRRVNPEFGFLQFQQTDTVFHERPGDKEAIEAVYRAVDRQLAETLEAVDPDNVLLVSDHGMGKVTGHEFRVNEFLRERGYLEVQSGGEGMPDWSAAWENDLLEGDGAGERDESVLERAMNVAAKVGITTQRVASALDTVGLKEPIGKRVPNEMIRAASEQVDFPESKAYVRSKSELGVRINLEGREPNGQVPEDEYETVRDELIEQLSAVDTPDGEPMFDVVAPREAYFDGPHLEQAPDIVTVPAGFDNAIVADVGTDQFGEPMEPWNHKQTGIVAATGDEFDDGAGVEGATILDVAPTICTLFDVPVDTAMDGTTLPLVDGSTEADYPAYEADPISATDDTAVEDRLSDLGYL